In Triticum urartu cultivar G1812 chromosome 6, Tu2.1, whole genome shotgun sequence, the following proteins share a genomic window:
- the LOC125512710 gene encoding protein SEMI-ROLLED LEAF 2-like: MEVCESLCFLCPDLRTRSRHPVKRYKKLLAEIFPKSQDEPPNDRKIGKLCEYISKNSLRVPKITVYLEQKFFKELRSERFGSVKVVMAIYRKVICSCPEQLPLFANSLLTIVETTMEQNRHDDLRIIACQMLFDFVNYQVDSTYMFNLENQIPILCQLAQEMGEKEKTSSLHAAALQALSSLVWFMGEHSHISSELDNVVSAVLENYDSPYANSENNDDTIEDRRSRWVNEVLKAEGHGPPAVTILARVSSWKDIRATNGALNLTTEESRSPNFWSGICLHNLARISREATTIRRVLETVFRYFDTNNMWSPSKGLALCVLLDMQIVMEKAGQNAHILLSMLVKHLEHKNVSNQPDMILDIIEVTAHLAENSKAQSSTAIMAAISDMVKHLGKSMQDESLGGENKWNDSYQKGVDECIIQMSRKVGDAGPILDTLAVVLENVSSTTPVARSTICAAYRTAQIIASLPNLTYKSKAFPEALFHQLIMAMVYPDCETHLGAHRIFSVVLVPSSVAPCSFSGTSQTSKVNLQKTLSRTSSVFSSSAALFGKLKRNVSSFRGSPRRESSNLMPIITEDTEQGSENEPQLFKSQTIQRMTSVKDPSLPSATEISKSSGPAPETEPVILILSARQANLLLSSLWTQALSPENVPRNYEAISHTYSLMLLFSGDKNSQLEILVGSFQLSFSLRNMSLQAGFLPPSRRRSLFTLATSMIVFFSKAFSVPTLIPVVKDLLIESTVDPFLRLVDDLRLQALDSGIESVFRDYGSKEDNDFATKSLSNIKLNDQSKQIAVSLILDSLKLSDPELSTVRNQLFEDFSAEDVCPIGSHFIASPSKSPAYNAKLHQKSLEVIPMGFIFEDDTIVEPTDTLAEPTDNGLLDVDQLLQSVSETSQNVGRLSVSTNQGLPFKQVADQCEALLIGKEKKLSVCMSAQQQEVGTGLLESSEPDSPIAGIILQSDDDQCYSNFCKLPVLNPYDKFLASAGC; the protein is encoded by the exons ATGGAAGTGTGCGAGAGCCTATGCTTCCTCTGCCCCGACCTGCGGACCAGGTCTCGCCACCCGGTCAAGCGCTACAAGAAATTGCTCGCCGAAATCTTCCCCAAGTCGCAG GATGAACCACCAAACGATCGAAAGATAGGCAAATTGTGCGAATATATTTCCAAGAATTCACTGCGTGTACCAAAG ATTACCGTTTATTTGGAGCAAAAGTTTTTCAAGGAATTGAGATCTGAGCGTTTTGGCTCAGTGAAAGTTGTCATGGCAATTTACCGAAAGGTGATATGTTCTTGTCCGGAGCAACT GCCCCTTTTTGCCAATAGTTTACTGACCATCGTAGAGACCACAATGGAGCAAAATAGACATGATGACTTACGGATAATAGCGTGTCAAATGCTTTTTGACTTTGTAAACTACCAG GTTGACAGCACTTACATGTTCAATCTAGAGAACCAAATTCCTATACTATGTCAGCTGGCCCAAGAGATGGGTGAGAAGGAGAAGACATCCAGTCTTCATGCTGCCGCGCTCCAAGCCCTTTCATCTTTG GTCTGGTTTATGGGTGAGCACTCCCATATCTCTTCAGAACTTGACAAT GTTGTCTCTGCAGTTCTGGAAAACTATGACAGCCCATATGCAAATTCCGAGAATAATGATGACACCATTGAGGACAGAAGGAGTCGCTGGGTGAATGAAGTTCTCAAGGCTGAAGGTCATGGCCCTCCTGCTGTTACCATTTTGGCGAGGGTTTCTTCATGGAAAGATATTAGAGCTACCAACGGTGCATTGAATTTGACAAC AGAAGAATCAAGAAGTCCAAATTTCTGGTCTGGGATTTGCCTGCACAACCTTGCTAGAATATCTAGGGAAGCAACAACCATCCGGCGAGTTCTGGAGACAGTATTTCGTTATTTTGATACTAACAATATGTGGTCACCTTCTAAGGGACTTGCACTGTGTGTCCTCCTGGATATGCAGATTGTGATGGAGAAAGCTG GACAGAATGCGCATATATTGTTGTCGATGTTAGTTAAGCATCTCGAACACAAGAATGTATCGAACCAACCAGATATGATTCTAGACATCATTGAAGTTACAGCACACCTTGCTGAGAATTCCAAAGCTCAATCTTCTACTGCAATAATGGCTGCAATTAGTGATATGGTCAAGCATTTGGGTAAAAGTATGCAAGATGAAAGTCTTGGAGGCGAAAACAAATGGAATGACAGCTATCAGAAAGGTGTAGATGAATGCATTATTCAAATGTCTAGAAAG GTCGGTGATGCTGGACCTATCCTTGATACATTAGCTGTAGTACTGGAGAATGTTTCAAGTACCACACCTGTTGCACGGTCAACCATTTGTGCAGCATATCGTACAGCTCAAATAATTGCTTCATTGCCAAACTTGACATATAAGAGCAAA GCATTTCCTGAGGCATTGTTTCATCAACTGATTATGGCAATGGTCTATCCCGATTGCGAGACCCATTTAGGGGCACACCGGATTTTCTCTGTTGTTCTTGTTCCCTCCTCTGTCGCTCCATGCTCTTTCTCAGGAACTTCACAGACAAGCAAGGTTAATCTGCAGAAGACATTATCCAGGACATCGTCAGTTTTTTCATCTTCAGCAGCTTTGTTTGGGAAATTAAAAAGAAACGTGTCTTCATTTCGTGGAAGTCCACGGCGGGAAAGCTCAAATCTAATGCCCATCATCACTGAGGACACAGAACAGGGCAGTGAAAATGAGCCACAATTGTTTAAGTCACAGACTATCCAAAGGATGACTAGTGTAAAAGATCCTTCTTTACCGTCTGCAACAGAAATAAGTAAATCAAGTGGACCTGCTCCAGAAACA GAACCAGTCATCCTCATACTGAGTGCACGTCAGGCAAATCTTCTGCTTTCATCGCTGTGGACCCAGGCATTGTCACCTGAAAATGTTCCACGAAACTATGAAGCAATTTCACATACTTACAGCTTGATGCTACTATTTTCTGGAGACAAG AACTCACAGCTAGAAATTCTGGTCGGCAGCTTTCAGCTTTCCTTTTCTTTAAGAAATATGTCATTACAAGCAG GTTTTCTGCCACCATCACGCAGGCGTTCTCTTTTTACTCTGGCGACGTCTATGATTGTGTTCTTTTCGAAAGCTTTTAGTGTTCCAACACTCATTCCAGTTGTGAAAGATTTGTTGATTGAAAGTACC GTTGATCCATTTCTTCGTTTAGTTGATGACCTCAGATTGCAAGCTCTTGACAGTGGTATCGAATCTGTCTTTAGAGACTACGGTTCGAAAGAAGATAACGATTTTGCTACGAAATCTCTCTCTAACATCAAACTGAATGATCAGTCAAAACAAATAGCAGTTTCTCTTATTCTTGATAGCTTGAAGCTATCTGAC CCAGAGTTATCTACTGTAAGAAACCAGTTGTTTGAGGATTTCTCAGCAGAGGATGTGTGTCCTATCGGTTCACATTTTATTGCATCACCTTCAAAATCTCCTGCATATAACGCGAAGTTGCACCAAAAATCCTTGGAG GTTATTCCTATGGGGTTTATTTTCGAGGATGATACGATTGTTGAACCAACTGATACCTTAGCAGAACCGACGGATAATGGTCTTCTTGATGTCGATCAGCTTCTCCAATCA GTTTCGGAGACATCTCAGAATGTTGGAAGATTGTCCGTGTCAACAAACCAGGGTTTGCCTTTTAAGCAGGTGGCCGACCAATGTGAAGCTCTCTTAATCGGAAAGGAGAAAAAGCTATCTGTCTGCATGAGTGCCCAGCAACAAGAG GTTGGCACAGGGTTGCTCGAGTCATCTGAGCCAGATTCTCCAATAGCTGGGATAATCCTGCAGTCAGACGATGACCAGTGCTACTCCAATTTCTGCAAGCTACCAGTCCTGAATCCCTATGACAAGTTCCTCGCATCCGCTGGTTGCTAA